A stretch of the Armatimonadota bacterium genome encodes the following:
- a CDS encoding G5 domain-containing protein, producing the protein MTATPVRGARSPGARDDRDRGEVAPLDAASEAPIARAHRSERLRRQLFVERAFFIAVIALLTFGLVRQGRGLTAYQITVDGRPVALVAERATADKLLRELRGNTPQARFRQATDVRRVDPRAPAVLTERQARAALTTAINVIVPAHVILVNGRVAAAVESREQAEQVLTRLRASYAGSGQQARFKESVRIEQAEIPRAQRLSPDQAFQALAGERAAGSSKTYTVKRGDTAWGIANTYGLTVERLALLNPRADLARLQMGQTLTIAREEPLLTVVTTEESTELEIMPHSMRVTAAPDLPKGQRRVLAEGRDGQKTVRYRVTLENGKPIKRMVIAETVMRPPRAERVLVGTGAAGGVPPPK; encoded by the coding sequence ATGACCGCTACGCCTGTTAGGGGCGCGCGCTCGCCGGGCGCGCGCGATGACCGCGACCGAGGCGAGGTCGCGCCCCTGGACGCGGCTTCCGAGGCCCCGATCGCGCGGGCGCATCGGAGCGAGAGGCTGCGCCGCCAACTGTTTGTCGAACGCGCCTTCTTCATCGCCGTGATCGCCCTGCTCACATTCGGCCTGGTGCGCCAGGGACGCGGGTTGACGGCCTACCAGATCACGGTGGACGGCAGGCCGGTGGCCCTGGTCGCCGAGCGCGCGACGGCGGACAAGCTGCTCCGCGAACTGCGCGGGAACACGCCGCAGGCCCGCTTTCGCCAGGCCACAGACGTGCGTCGGGTGGACCCGCGCGCGCCGGCGGTGCTGACGGAGCGGCAGGCGCGCGCGGCGCTGACGACGGCGATCAACGTCATCGTGCCCGCGCACGTCATCCTGGTCAACGGCAGAGTGGCGGCGGCGGTGGAGTCGCGCGAGCAGGCGGAGCAGGTGCTGACGCGCCTGCGAGCGAGCTACGCGGGCTCGGGGCAGCAGGCGAGGTTCAAGGAATCGGTACGCATCGAGCAGGCGGAGATTCCGCGCGCCCAGCGCCTGTCCCCCGACCAGGCGTTCCAGGCTCTGGCGGGTGAACGCGCGGCCGGCAGCAGCAAGACTTACACGGTCAAACGGGGCGATACCGCATGGGGCATCGCCAACACCTACGGGCTGACGGTAGAGCGACTCGCGCTGCTCAATCCGCGGGCTGATCTGGCGCGGCTGCAAATGGGGCAGACACTGACCATCGCGCGCGAAGAGCCGCTGCTGACCGTGGTTACCACCGAGGAGTCCACGGAGCTTGAGATCATGCCCCACTCGATGCGGGTGACGGCGGCGCCGGACCTGCCCAAGGGTCAGCGGCGGGTGCTGGCCGAGGGGCGGGATGGGCAGAAGACGGTGCGCTATCGCGTCACTCTGGAAAACGGGAAGCCCATCAAGCGGATGGTGATAGCCGAGACCGTCATGCGCCCGCCGCGCGCCGAGCGCGTGCTGGTGGGAACGGGGGCCGCCGGCGGCGTGCCGCCGCCGAAGTAG